The following proteins are co-located in the uncultured Draconibacterium sp. genome:
- a CDS encoding glycosyltransferase encodes MKNVCFFNSTQFWGGGEKAHLEYAINFKNAGYNVWLVCSSDSVLEKKARENKLQYFDLKVGNLSFISPQKRRILKTFFKQQHIDTLFLNAPNDIKTGGPAAKQAGVKNIVYMRGLAVPVKNSLTNRYLFTKIITHIVPNSKNTRNTFLTRLRPLLNENNVHMIYRGINFEEWDSRPVKNTSFKTDDEIILGNVGRLEEQKGQKYLIDLANILRAKNIQFKLIIAGSGPLEQELNTLISKNRLGEFIKLVGFQSDVKSFLSAIDIFVFPSLWEGFGNAMVEAMAEQIVPVAFNLTSNPEIITSGENGFLIDFPDINSFAEKILFLIQNPEIRMEMGATARQSVIHKFSLQKIIHDWEKLLR; translated from the coding sequence ATGAAGAACGTTTGTTTTTTTAATTCAACACAGTTTTGGGGTGGCGGTGAAAAAGCCCATCTTGAATATGCCATAAATTTCAAAAATGCAGGTTACAATGTTTGGCTTGTATGTTCTTCAGATTCAGTACTTGAAAAAAAGGCCCGGGAAAATAAACTCCAGTATTTCGATTTAAAAGTTGGCAATCTTTCCTTTATCAGTCCCCAAAAGCGCCGAATATTAAAAACATTTTTTAAGCAACAACATATCGATACCTTGTTCTTAAATGCTCCTAACGACATAAAAACAGGCGGACCGGCGGCAAAACAAGCCGGAGTTAAAAATATTGTTTACATGCGGGGATTGGCTGTTCCTGTAAAAAACAGTCTCACCAACCGCTATTTGTTTACTAAAATTATTACGCATATTGTCCCGAACTCAAAAAACACACGAAATACGTTCCTCACCAGGCTTCGACCTCTGCTAAATGAAAACAATGTTCACATGATTTATCGCGGGATAAACTTCGAGGAATGGGATAGCAGACCAGTAAAAAACACATCGTTTAAAACGGATGATGAAATTATATTGGGCAACGTTGGAAGGTTGGAAGAACAAAAAGGGCAAAAATATCTGATTGATTTGGCTAACATACTGCGCGCAAAAAATATCCAGTTTAAGCTAATTATTGCTGGAAGTGGGCCGCTCGAACAAGAATTAAATACACTTATATCAAAAAATAGGCTGGGGGAATTTATTAAGTTGGTTGGCTTTCAGTCGGATGTAAAAAGTTTTTTAAGTGCAATTGACATTTTTGTTTTTCCGTCGTTATGGGAAGGTTTCGGCAACGCAATGGTGGAAGCAATGGCCGAACAAATTGTTCCGGTAGCTTTTAACCTCACCAGCAATCCTGAAATAATTACTTCGGGGGAGAATGGTTTTTTGATTGATTTCCCTGACATCAACTCTTTTGCAGAGAAAATCCTGTTTCTGATTCAAAATCCTGAAATACGCATGGAAATGGGTGCTACTGCCCGGCAAAGTGTCATTCACAAATTTTCGTTACAGAAAATCATTCACGACTGGGAAAAACTTTTACGTTGA
- a CDS encoding DUF2520 domain-containing protein, whose amino-acid sequence MKQRITFIGAGNLATHLALELKNAGYEILQVYSRTIESAKMLAGKLDAEAIQTTKLISPNADIFIVALKDSALDDVLSGIDFQNSIVLHCSGSLPLSVLHKYSNNTGVLYPLQTFSKGRKVDFRKIPVFVEASNNKTEDLLFELAKNISPNVLLYNSEKRKSLHIAAVFACNFVNHFYTLADDFLQQKEIPFEVLRPLIEETAQKVQEISPARAQTGPAVRFDENIINDHLHQLNNFPEHQKLYKSISKSIFEHHQEKNK is encoded by the coding sequence ATGAAACAACGAATCACATTTATCGGTGCAGGAAACCTGGCGACTCATCTTGCGCTTGAATTAAAAAATGCAGGTTACGAGATTTTGCAGGTGTACAGTCGTACCATTGAATCGGCAAAAATGCTGGCCGGTAAATTAGATGCCGAAGCCATTCAAACTACCAAGCTAATTTCACCCAATGCAGATATTTTTATTGTTGCCTTAAAAGATTCGGCGCTTGACGATGTTTTGTCCGGAATCGATTTTCAGAACAGTATCGTATTACATTGTTCAGGTAGTTTGCCACTCTCGGTATTACACAAGTATTCAAACAATACGGGTGTACTTTATCCTTTGCAGACTTTCTCAAAAGGCCGAAAAGTTGATTTTCGGAAAATACCGGTTTTTGTGGAAGCGAGTAATAATAAAACAGAAGATTTGCTATTTGAATTAGCTAAAAATATTTCGCCAAACGTATTGTTATATAATTCTGAAAAGCGCAAAAGTTTACACATCGCAGCTGTTTTTGCCTGCAACTTTGTAAATCACTTTTACACGCTGGCTGACGATTTTCTTCAACAAAAGGAGATCCCATTTGAAGTGTTGCGGCCTTTAATTGAAGAAACGGCGCAGAAAGTACAGGAGATAAGCCCGGCAAGAGCACAGACAGGTCCTGCAGTTCGGTTTGACGAAAATATCATTAACGATCATTTACATCAATTAAATAATTTTCCGGAGCATCAGAAATTGTACAAGTCAATTTCAAAAAGTATTTTTGAGCATCATCAAGAAAAAAATAAGTAA
- a CDS encoding HAD-IIIA family hydrolase, whose amino-acid sequence MPFFKEELKEVKAFVFDVDGVLSKDTSPLNEDGDPVRTANVKDGFAIRSAIKAGYPVAIITGGFIERVRLRYEKLGVEHFYDKARNKVECLNDFLSKTGIDAKNVLFMGDDLVDFRVMHEVGLPTCPKDAVHEIKEISKYISDKNGGEGCVRDVIEQALKSQHKWFTEEMLHSRAF is encoded by the coding sequence ATGCCATTTTTTAAAGAAGAATTAAAAGAAGTAAAAGCCTTTGTTTTTGATGTCGACGGTGTTTTATCGAAAGATACTTCACCATTAAACGAAGACGGCGATCCGGTTCGTACGGCAAATGTAAAAGATGGTTTTGCCATTAGAAGTGCTATAAAAGCTGGTTATCCGGTTGCAATAATTACCGGCGGATTTATAGAACGTGTTCGCCTGAGATACGAAAAATTAGGGGTTGAACATTTTTACGATAAAGCCAGAAATAAAGTAGAATGTTTAAACGACTTTTTGTCGAAGACAGGAATTGATGCAAAAAATGTACTGTTTATGGGCGACGATTTGGTTGATTTTAGAGTGATGCATGAAGTTGGATTACCCACTTGTCCCAAAGATGCTGTTCATGAGATTAAGGAAATTTCGAAATACATTTCTGACAAAAACGGTGGCGAAGGCTGTGTACGCGATGTAATCGAACAGGCTCTTAAATCGCAACACAAGTGGTTTACAGAAGAAATGCTTCATTCAAGAGCTTTTTAA
- a CDS encoding Maf family nucleotide pyrophosphatase has product MNWFPQYNFILASKSPRRQQLLKSLNIDFDVITKEVDEIYPEGLQREEIPVFLAELKSKPFIPELSDEDLLITADTVVCLGNSVLGKPRDYDEAFAMLENLSGKEHQVITGVCISSNKKMNSFYSLSNVRFKKLLRPEIEYYITEFKPYDKAGAYGIQEWIGTIGITHIEGSFYNVMGLPIQKLYEEIQKF; this is encoded by the coding sequence ATGAATTGGTTTCCGCAATATAATTTTATCCTGGCATCAAAATCTCCTCGTCGGCAACAACTTTTAAAATCATTAAATATTGATTTTGATGTTATTACGAAAGAAGTTGACGAGATTTATCCCGAAGGTCTTCAACGAGAAGAAATTCCCGTATTTTTAGCTGAGCTAAAATCGAAACCTTTTATTCCCGAATTGTCTGATGAAGATTTACTGATTACGGCCGATACTGTAGTTTGTTTAGGTAACTCTGTTTTGGGTAAACCGCGTGATTACGACGAAGCATTCGCAATGCTTGAAAACTTGAGTGGAAAAGAACACCAGGTTATAACCGGAGTATGTATCTCATCAAATAAAAAAATGAATTCGTTTTATTCGCTTTCCAATGTTCGCTTTAAAAAACTGTTACGCCCCGAAATAGAATATTATATAACCGAGTTTAAACCCTACGATAAAGCAGGAGCATACGGTATTCAGGAGTGGATAGGTACCATTGGAATTACACATATTGAGGGTTCTTTTTACAATGTAATGGGCCTGCCAATTCAAAAGTTGTACGAAGAAATTCAAAAATTTTAA
- a CDS encoding substrate-binding domain-containing protein encodes MNYQVKLFILLFLASLFVGGCAQKDQPVEVGFLIHSFDRERWENDRNYFVESVKELGGTVTVMDAENDADKQLEQAKELLAKGVDVLVVVPVDQFAAAAIAEEAHNKDVKVISYDRLIKNCKLDYYVSTDNVEIGALQANYLTTIKPTGNYAIIGGALRDNNSQLLYLGQRNVLQPLVEKGDINIIYNEFTKSWDEDEGYEHTKKLLSGGEKVDAILAGNDELAMGVIRALEEAGVEGVLVAGMDADLRNLQEIVAGHQTCTVYKPYEKMASTAADLAMKLGRCEECEKTYQTVSNGKMLVPTVFHTGMIVNRENLKLTVISEGYQREEEVYR; translated from the coding sequence ATGAATTATCAGGTAAAGCTATTCATTTTACTTTTTCTTGCCAGTTTATTTGTGGGTGGATGTGCTCAAAAAGATCAACCTGTAGAGGTAGGCTTTTTAATTCATTCATTTGATAGAGAAAGGTGGGAAAACGATCGAAATTATTTCGTTGAAAGTGTTAAGGAACTTGGTGGTACGGTAACCGTAATGGATGCAGAGAACGATGCAGACAAACAACTGGAACAAGCAAAAGAATTACTTGCGAAAGGAGTTGATGTATTAGTTGTAGTACCAGTCGATCAGTTTGCTGCAGCTGCAATTGCAGAAGAAGCTCACAATAAAGATGTAAAGGTAATTTCATATGACCGTTTGATAAAAAATTGCAAACTGGATTATTATGTATCAACTGATAATGTTGAGATTGGAGCTTTGCAGGCAAATTATTTAACCACAATTAAACCTACCGGAAATTACGCTATAATTGGTGGAGCATTACGCGATAACAACAGTCAGCTACTTTATTTAGGGCAGAGGAATGTGCTTCAACCACTGGTTGAAAAGGGTGATATTAATATTATTTATAACGAATTTACGAAATCCTGGGATGAAGACGAAGGCTACGAACACACCAAAAAACTTTTGAGTGGAGGTGAAAAGGTTGATGCAATTTTGGCAGGAAATGACGAATTAGCAATGGGAGTGATTAGAGCCTTGGAAGAAGCCGGAGTGGAGGGTGTTTTGGTTGCCGGAATGGATGCAGATTTGCGTAATCTTCAGGAAATTGTGGCCGGACATCAAACTTGTACCGTGTACAAACCATATGAAAAAATGGCATCAACAGCGGCCGACCTTGCTATGAAGTTGGGGCGATGTGAAGAGTGCGAAAAAACATATCAGACAGTTAGTAATGGTAAAATGTTAGTACCAACTGTATTTCATACCGGTATGATTGTAAATCGTGAAAATTTGAAACTTACAGTTATCTCTGAAGGTTATCAGAGAGAAGAGGAGGTTTATAGGTAG
- a CDS encoding FAD-binding oxidoreductase, which yields MKKHKVKEVRNLTSSTFVVRLERNGMVFQTGQFVLVGTKGAVERREYSIYSGENDDFLEVLVREVEGGKVSAKLKKLKAEDTLDVDGPFGFFKFDPETFQNQKFLFIATGTGISPFHGFVKTYPELNYQLIHGVRFAEEAYDHADFDEKRIVLCTSGDKQGGFKGRLTAFIQEQEIDNETNCFLCGNSEMIYEVFDILTAKGVSTSNIYSEVYF from the coding sequence TTGAAGAAGCATAAAGTAAAAGAAGTCAGGAATTTAACCAGTTCGACCTTTGTTGTTAGGTTGGAGCGAAACGGAATGGTATTTCAAACCGGACAGTTTGTTCTTGTTGGAACAAAAGGGGCTGTTGAAAGGCGCGAATATTCCATTTACAGTGGCGAAAACGACGATTTTCTGGAAGTGCTGGTGCGTGAAGTGGAAGGTGGAAAGGTATCTGCAAAACTGAAAAAGCTGAAAGCAGAAGATACGCTTGATGTGGATGGCCCTTTCGGATTTTTTAAATTCGATCCGGAAACATTTCAAAATCAGAAGTTTCTATTTATAGCCACCGGAACCGGAATTAGTCCGTTCCATGGTTTTGTAAAAACCTATCCTGAACTGAATTACCAATTGATACATGGTGTACGTTTTGCCGAAGAAGCCTACGATCATGCTGACTTTGATGAAAAAAGAATTGTTTTGTGTACTTCCGGAGATAAGCAGGGAGGTTTTAAGGGAAGGCTTACTGCATTTATACAGGAACAGGAAATTGACAATGAAACCAACTGTTTTTTGTGTGGTAACAGTGAAATGATTTATGAAGTGTTTGATATTTTAACTGCGAAGGGAGTTTCAACGTCAAACATTTATTCAGAAGTATATTTTTAA
- the miaB gene encoding tRNA (N6-isopentenyl adenosine(37)-C2)-methylthiotransferase MiaB gives MKYHVITLGCQMNLSDSERVISVLDEAGYEWTDNEDEAGLIGILACSVRQKAIDKVYSRIHKWNKWKNNKNLITFISGCMLPDDHEKFLKLFDITFQMKDLPTLPELISQYGITTPTHLKSGIDPHNENIEEFWNVAPNYQSDFEAFIPIQNGCDKFCTYCAVPYTRGREVSRPSKDILAEVALLVAQGFKSITLLGQNVNSYGLDKKGEEITFPQLLREIGELGNRMKKEFWLYFTSPHPRDMTDEVIEVIAQYPVLGKQIHLPMQSGDDKVLMRMNRKHNMEKYRHIVQTIRTLIPEATLFTDVIVGFTGETEEQFANTQKAFHEFKFNMSYTAIYSPRPGATSHRWVDDIPQDEKKRRLHALTEDLREHSLPYNQALIGKTMRVLVRGTDRKEGHLSSHTEGKLIVRFASTDESLVGQFVDLKITAATDFSMEGELVTVKTVSLT, from the coding sequence ATGAAATATCACGTAATAACCTTAGGGTGTCAAATGAATTTATCGGATAGTGAACGAGTAATTTCTGTGCTTGATGAAGCCGGGTACGAGTGGACCGATAATGAGGATGAAGCAGGATTAATTGGGATTTTGGCATGTTCGGTACGTCAAAAGGCTATCGATAAAGTGTATTCACGCATTCATAAATGGAACAAGTGGAAAAACAATAAAAACCTGATCACTTTTATTTCGGGATGTATGCTTCCCGACGATCATGAGAAATTTTTGAAGTTGTTCGACATTACTTTTCAAATGAAAGATTTGCCGACACTTCCTGAATTAATCAGTCAGTACGGTATTACTACGCCAACACACCTTAAAAGTGGAATTGATCCGCACAACGAAAATATAGAGGAGTTTTGGAATGTTGCTCCCAATTATCAATCCGATTTTGAAGCGTTTATTCCAATCCAAAATGGATGCGATAAGTTTTGTACATATTGTGCTGTTCCATACACACGTGGTCGTGAGGTTTCGCGCCCGTCGAAAGATATTTTGGCCGAAGTAGCATTGTTGGTGGCACAGGGATTTAAATCGATTACTTTACTTGGTCAAAACGTAAATTCGTACGGTCTGGATAAAAAAGGAGAAGAGATTACTTTTCCACAGTTATTGCGCGAAATTGGCGAGTTGGGTAACCGAATGAAAAAGGAATTCTGGTTGTATTTTACTTCGCCGCATCCGCGCGATATGACCGATGAAGTTATTGAGGTAATTGCCCAGTATCCTGTTTTGGGAAAACAAATTCATTTGCCCATGCAAAGCGGCGACGATAAAGTGTTAATGCGAATGAACCGCAAGCACAACATGGAAAAATACCGTCACATTGTACAAACCATTCGAACACTAATTCCCGAAGCCACTTTATTTACTGATGTAATTGTTGGTTTTACCGGCGAAACCGAAGAACAATTTGCTAATACGCAAAAGGCATTTCACGAGTTTAAGTTTAACATGTCGTACACTGCCATTTATTCTCCACGTCCGGGAGCAACCAGTCACCGTTGGGTCGACGATATTCCGCAAGATGAAAAGAAACGCAGGTTGCATGCCCTAACCGAAGACTTGCGTGAACACAGTCTTCCATACAACCAGGCATTAATCGGAAAAACGATGCGTGTTTTGGTGCGCGGAACAGATCGAAAAGAAGGACATTTATCGTCGCATACCGAAGGAAAACTAATTGTACGTTTTGCTTCAACCGATGAAAGTTTGGTGGGGCAGTTTGTTGATTTAAAAATAACCGCAGCAACCGATTTCTCAATGGAAGGCGAGTTAGTTACAGTAAAAACTGTAAGTTTAACTTAG
- a CDS encoding amino acid permease, producing the protein MNEAQQIKKFGTFGGVFTPTLLTILGVIMYLRLGWVVGNAGLLGAWLIIIVSFLITLSTALSMSSITTNIRIGAGGAYAIISQSLGLEVGGSLGIPRYVSQGLAVTMYIFGFREGWLSIFPTHSPFAIDFIVFLVLYGIAYKSADLAIRTQYFIMAVIFLSLAVIVMAAYSGSMQTTTVDALSWGTFQGSVENDFTGSSFWIVFAVFFPAATGIMAGANMSGELKDPGKSIPIGTLWAIGVSFLVYMGLAYWIARSATTDELLKNYNVIIDKSFFPPLVIAGVLGATFSSALASMVGSSRILYAMGQHGVLPASNWLGHTDKSGQPRNAMLVTGGMVFISMLLRDLNAIAPLVTMFFLITYAMLNVVVIIEQNLGLISFRPLFPVPKWIPWIGLLSSVLAMFIINPTISLISVAVVILVYGILSQRKLITPFEDVRSGLFVSFAEWAAKHTSQITHRQERAWKPNLLIPVSDAKSIKGVFSFLKNVAYPKGSIKLLGIGGKENGDKLATQVNELSQAFQRSGVFSSWAVIRTENFAEGVNFANQAYRGSFFKPNIVFLNLIDRDAYSIEFKEIIEETARLELGVLIYSQHPKSGLGQRQVINIWIRNRAPEWKISWDIGNLDLSILVAYKLKKNWGAKIHLVTVVDNEEQEKQAHKFMADLVDQARLPKTEITIHIGLFNEFVANAPSADLNIFGLVPNPDFSFMERMVNESQTTCLFIRDSGLENILA; encoded by the coding sequence ATGAACGAAGCGCAGCAAATTAAAAAGTTCGGAACTTTTGGAGGTGTATTTACTCCCACCTTGTTAACCATACTTGGTGTAATCATGTATTTGAGGCTGGGTTGGGTAGTCGGAAATGCAGGACTGCTTGGAGCATGGCTTATTATTATTGTTTCGTTTTTAATTACACTTTCCACTGCTCTTTCCATGTCATCAATAACAACCAATATTCGTATTGGCGCAGGAGGAGCATACGCCATTATATCGCAATCGCTTGGACTTGAAGTTGGAGGAAGTTTAGGGATACCGCGGTATGTTTCGCAAGGGCTTGCAGTTACCATGTATATTTTTGGTTTTCGCGAAGGCTGGCTTTCTATTTTTCCTACTCATTCTCCATTTGCCATCGATTTTATTGTATTTCTTGTTCTCTACGGAATTGCATACAAAAGTGCCGATCTGGCCATTCGAACGCAATATTTTATTATGGCTGTAATTTTCTTATCTCTGGCCGTAATCGTAATGGCAGCTTATTCGGGATCAATGCAAACTACTACTGTTGATGCGCTTAGCTGGGGTACATTTCAGGGATCGGTTGAAAATGATTTTACCGGAAGTAGTTTCTGGATCGTATTCGCAGTCTTTTTTCCGGCCGCCACCGGAATTATGGCAGGAGCAAACATGTCGGGCGAATTAAAAGATCCTGGGAAAAGTATTCCTATTGGTACATTATGGGCAATTGGAGTAAGTTTTTTAGTGTATATGGGACTTGCTTACTGGATTGCCCGCTCGGCAACTACCGATGAATTACTAAAAAATTACAATGTTATTATTGATAAATCATTCTTCCCTCCGCTGGTAATTGCAGGAGTACTCGGAGCCACTTTTTCTTCTGCCTTAGCGTCAATGGTTGGTTCGTCGCGGATACTATATGCCATGGGGCAACATGGTGTTTTACCGGCTAGTAACTGGTTAGGGCATACCGACAAATCGGGGCAGCCACGAAATGCGATGCTTGTAACCGGAGGAATGGTTTTTATAAGTATGCTTTTGCGCGACCTCAACGCCATTGCACCACTTGTAACCATGTTTTTTCTAATTACTTATGCGATGCTAAACGTTGTGGTAATTATCGAGCAGAATCTTGGATTAATTAGTTTTCGGCCCCTGTTCCCTGTCCCAAAATGGATTCCCTGGATAGGTTTGCTTTCTTCAGTTCTGGCCATGTTTATAATTAATCCAACAATTAGTTTAATTTCGGTTGCAGTGGTTATTCTGGTATACGGTATCCTTTCGCAACGAAAATTAATTACCCCATTTGAAGATGTTCGAAGTGGATTGTTTGTTTCGTTTGCCGAGTGGGCCGCCAAACATACCTCACAAATTACGCATCGGCAAGAGCGTGCCTGGAAACCAAATCTTTTAATACCGGTAAGCGATGCAAAATCCATTAAAGGGGTATTCTCATTTCTGAAAAATGTAGCATACCCTAAAGGATCAATTAAACTTCTGGGTATTGGAGGAAAAGAAAATGGAGACAAACTAGCGACACAAGTTAATGAACTTTCTCAGGCCTTTCAAAGAAGTGGTGTATTTTCATCATGGGCAGTTATTCGCACTGAAAATTTTGCTGAAGGCGTAAATTTTGCCAACCAGGCTTATCGCGGTTCTTTTTTCAAACCAAATATTGTTTTTCTAAATTTAATTGACAGAGATGCATACAGCATTGAATTTAAAGAAATTATTGAAGAAACTGCCCGGCTTGAATTGGGAGTTTTGATTTACTCTCAACACCCAAAATCAGGCTTGGGACAACGACAGGTTATCAATATTTGGATAAGAAACCGGGCTCCCGAGTGGAAAATATCATGGGATATAGGAAACCTTGATCTTTCAATTTTGGTTGCTTATAAACTAAAGAAAAACTGGGGAGCCAAAATACATCTTGTAACTGTTGTGGATAACGAAGAACAAGAAAAACAAGCGCATAAGTTTATGGCGGATTTAGTAGATCAGGCGAGGTTGCCCAAAACAGAAATAACAATACATATAGGGCTATTTAATGAATTTGTTGCAAACGCTCCATCTGCCGATTTAAATATTTTTGGGCTGGTCCCAAATCCCGATTTCAGTTTTATGGAAAGAATGGTAAACGAATCGCAAACAACTTGTTTGTTTATCCGCGATTCGGGCCTTGAAAATATTCTTGCTTAG
- a CDS encoding helix-turn-helix transcriptional regulator: MSKNYIHSNIRKLRFNADEMTQKDLADKVGVSRQTIVAIEKGKYSPSLELAFKIAQVFDTPIGEVFSYKPDKV; this comes from the coding sequence ATGAGTAAAAACTACATACATAGCAACATAAGGAAACTACGCTTTAATGCCGACGAAATGACCCAAAAGGATTTAGCCGACAAGGTTGGAGTTTCACGCCAAACCATTGTCGCCATCGAAAAAGGTAAATATTCGCCTTCGCTCGAACTGGCCTTTAAAATTGCACAGGTTTTCGACACGCCAATTGGCGAGGTATTTTCGTACAAACCCGACAAGGTTTAG
- a CDS encoding GNAT family N-acetyltransferase produces METIHSLKDINFDTLFQAFNEAFQDYEMQLNKTELQTMLQRRGFVPELSFAAFKNNKIISFTFNGIDEHEGIKTAYDTGTGTIKEFRGQGLASKVFLHSIPVLKKAGVKQYLLEVLQHNKTAVELYKRMGFEICREFNYYIQDREQINIQPLELSSEFSMQTTTLEAIHQATSFLDFTPSWQNSLQAVQRKINDFLFLGTFHKNQLVGYCIFEPKSGDITQIAVHKKYRQLGIATNLLSESIKKNQHHSIKIINTETDCISMNEFLQRNSIPLQGKQFEMIKQL; encoded by the coding sequence ATGGAAACAATACATTCATTAAAAGACATAAATTTCGACACACTTTTCCAGGCATTTAACGAAGCTTTTCAGGATTATGAAATGCAGCTGAATAAAACCGAATTGCAAACCATGCTGCAAAGGCGTGGATTTGTACCTGAATTGTCGTTCGCTGCATTTAAAAACAACAAAATTATTTCGTTTACTTTTAATGGGATCGACGAACACGAAGGAATAAAAACAGCATACGACACCGGAACCGGAACAATCAAAGAATTTCGCGGACAGGGACTGGCTTCAAAAGTTTTTTTACATTCAATACCGGTTCTTAAAAAAGCCGGAGTAAAACAATATTTGCTCGAAGTGTTGCAACACAATAAAACGGCTGTTGAATTGTACAAAAGAATGGGATTTGAGATTTGTCGCGAATTCAATTATTATATTCAGGATCGAGAGCAAATTAACATTCAGCCGCTTGAATTATCGTCCGAATTTTCGATGCAAACAACCACTTTGGAAGCCATTCATCAAGCAACATCTTTTTTAGATTTTACTCCTTCGTGGCAAAACAGTTTGCAGGCAGTTCAACGAAAAATAAACGATTTCCTTTTTTTGGGAACTTTCCATAAAAACCAACTGGTTGGCTATTGTATTTTTGAACCAAAATCGGGAGATATTACGCAAATTGCAGTTCATAAAAAATACCGTCAATTGGGTATTGCCACCAATTTACTTTCCGAATCGATTAAGAAAAATCAGCATCATTCAATAAAAATTATCAATACTGAAACCGATTGTATTTCAATGAATGAATTTTTGCAGCGCAATTCCATCCCATTGCAAGGCAAACAATTCGAGATGATTAAACAATTGTAA
- a CDS encoding class I SAM-dependent methyltransferase, whose translation MKPQDKEIYWSRFANDFEEKQQAVVGKEILSLTAQEVLKEQNLGRVLELGCGTGLFTEALQNRAQKVIATDYSEEMIAMAKQKRAQLKNVEFAQANAMKLEFEDESFDTVFMGNLIHVIGNAEKVIQESKRVLKKGGLLIITSFSIYDIGFFSRMKLAMRYIKTFGKPSTDATKEKISQKSIEILLQKNALHISKSILLGKKSKAFYVVSTKI comes from the coding sequence ATGAAACCACAAGACAAAGAAATTTACTGGAGCCGGTTCGCCAACGACTTTGAAGAAAAACAGCAGGCGGTAGTAGGTAAAGAAATACTTTCGTTAACAGCACAGGAAGTACTAAAAGAACAAAATCTTGGGCGTGTTTTGGAATTGGGGTGTGGTACAGGCTTATTTACCGAAGCATTGCAAAACAGAGCACAAAAAGTGATTGCCACAGACTATTCGGAAGAGATGATTGCAATGGCAAAACAAAAACGAGCACAACTGAAAAATGTTGAATTTGCACAAGCCAATGCCATGAAACTGGAATTTGAGGATGAAAGTTTTGATACCGTTTTTATGGGCAACCTGATTCACGTAATCGGAAATGCAGAAAAAGTAATCCAGGAAAGCAAACGCGTACTAAAAAAAGGAGGTTTGCTTATCATTACTTCTTTTTCGATATATGACATCGGATTTTTTAGCAGGATGAAATTGGCGATGCGATACATTAAAACATTTGGCAAACCATCAACGGATGCCACAAAAGAAAAAATTTCGCAAAAGAGCATTGAAATTCTGCTTCAAAAGAATGCCCTTCATATCTCGAAAAGCATTTTACTGGGCAAAAAATCCAAAGCATTTTATGTTGTCTCTACTAAAATCTAA